The nucleotide window TGCGCCGAGCGACGGTCGATGCGCTTCAGGGGCTGGAGTTGCGGAAAGCCCTGCGCCGCGAACGCGGCCGACACCTGCTCGGCATAGCCGCAGAAGCGGGGGAAGGTGCGGTCGCCGAAGCCGAGCACCGCCACCGGTACCCGGCGGTCCAGCCGGGGCGCGAGGTGCGCGAGGCGCGGCAGGAATGAACTCGCCGAGCCGGGAGCTGCGCCGTCCCCGTGGGTCGCGGCCAGGACCAGCAGGCGTTGCGTGGCCTCGGGGAGCGCTCGGAATTCATTCATGGCCGTGGTGTGGACGCGATGGCCGGCCCGGGTCAGCGCGGCGTGGAGCGTCGCGGCAAATCCCCAGGTGGAATTGCCGTCGCTGCCCACCAGGATGAGAGTGTCGGCGGTGCGCAGGGGGGCGTTCATCGCAATGCGCGGCCGGGCGGCGCGGCGGCGCCACCACATCACGGCGCCGGTCGCACCGAGCACCGGGACCGTGGCCGCCGAAAGGCCGAGCAGAAGCCCGAGCGCCCAGGCGCCCCGGCCGGTATGGAGGGTGCGCACCAGGTCGTTCAGGCGGTCGAGCGGCGTCGCGGGGGTGAAGGACAGCTCCGCGCCCGTCGCCGCATCGATCCGCGCTTCGCCCGCCGCCGTCCGCAGGCCGTAGGTGTCGCTCGGATCGCCGGGGGCGGGGAATGTCAGTTCGCGCATACGCGTCACATCGACGGACCGCAGCGCCGCCAGCGTTCCGACCGGCGCTGGCCCGCCGGCGCTCGCCACGACTTCCGGTACCGTGCCCTCGGTCCCGGGGATGAGGCCGAAGCTGCCCGCCGACATCCACAGTCCCGTGAGGGAGGAGAGAATGAGGCCGGCGGCGGCGAGGCGGCCGAGCTCGCCGTGCCAGCGCTGCGCCGGCGTGCCCCGGATGGGGCGCAGCAATGCGCCCGCGCCGCCGAGGCGGCGGGCAAGCAGGACGGCGCCCGAGACCGACAGGATGAGCATGGCGAGGGCGCAGATCCCCGCCACGGCGCGTCCGGCATCGCCGGAAAGGAAGGCACGATGCAGGTTCGTCACGAACCTCGTCGTGTCGGAAACCCGGTAGGGGCCGAGACCCGCGCCGGTGGCAGGATCGACCTGCTCCACGCCGCGCCCGCCGCCATCGTTAAAGGCGACGGTGAGGCTTCCGTCCGCCCTGAGGCGGATGGCATCGACGCTCTGGTGGCGGACGGACACCGCCTCGGCGAGCGCCGCCACGCTGGTGCCGGACGGGATTGCCGGCGCAGCGAGGCGGTCGAGCGCCGGCTGGATGGAGAGCGCGGCGCCGGAGAGGGCGGTGACGGTGAGGCCGAGCGCAAGCACCAGACCCGGCAGCGCATGAAGGCGGCGAAGCATGAGGACCTGTCAGGTTCAGAAGGTGACCGAGAAGGATTTGACGTAGCCCTTGCCGGGCACCGGCTTGCCCGAGGCTGCGGTGTCGAGCGGCACCACCACTTCGGAGGGATTGTCCAGGCCGTCCTCCACGGCGGTGTCGACATGGACCTTGTATCCGGCGTCGATCATGGCGTCGGCGAGGTCGAGGCTGATCTTCAGTGTCTTGCCGGAGCCGATGCTGGCGCCGGTGATGCCGTCGATCTCGGTCGCCCGCCCGCCGGAGGCGCGCTGCCAGTCACTGAGGTGGCGGTAGTATTTCGCCTTGCCGCCAGCCATCCACAAAGTGCCTTTGTAGGCGCCCGCGGCATCGGTGACGTAGAGCGCCACATAGGCGCCGTTGCCGCCATAGGCCTTGAGGGTGGTCTCGAAGGTGACCTGGCGGGCCTCGGCGACCACCGGGGCGATCAAGGCGGCGGTGGCAGCCACGGCGGGGAGGATGAATTTCATCGGTCTGTTCCTGGGGGAGAAAGGGGGGAGAGGGTCGGCAGCGGCTCACTGCACCTCGACCTTCGGGCGGGCCTTGCCGTTGAAGAGGCCGTTGTCGGGCACCGGGGCGCCGGGATCGGCCGGGCCGGCCTGCGGGATTGCGCCGCGGCGGCCACCCTCGTCGTCATCATCATCATCATCATCATCGTCGTCCTCCGCGTGATGGCGGCGGCCTTGATGCCGCTCGTCTTCGCCGCGCTCGCGATCCTTCTGCGCGACGCGGAGCGGTCGAGGGGCGGCGGCTTCCTCTCTGTCGTGGTGGGTGCGGAAGCGGTGGCCCAGGTGGTCGGCCTGCGTCGCCGCCAGGACGACGCCGAGGCCGGCGGTGGACAGGAGAAGGGACGCTGCGATCAGGGTCCGTGGCTTCATGGGGGCCTCCCGGCGGGTGTTGACCGGGAGTACCCTTGCGTCCCCATCTGACGGCGACCTGAAGCGGATGCGGATCTGCGTTCAGCTTCCCGTCAGGATCGCGGCGCGGCGGGGAAGCGGACCGTGGCGCGGAAGCCGTCCGCCGCGCCCGGGATCGGCGAGGCAAGGTCGAGGGTGAGGCCCGCGCCGCGGCAGATGGCGGCGGCGATGGCGAGGCCGAGGCCGGAACCTTCCGCGCCCGTGGGGCCGCGCTGGAACGGGCGCACGAGGCCCGCCAGAACGTCTGCCGGCACAACGGGGCCGCAATTTGCGACCTCGAACAGGCCGTCGTCCAGCCGCACCTCCACCGGAGTCTCGGGCTTGCCGTGCTTCAGCGCGTTCTCGATGAGGTTGCGCGCGAGGATGGCGAAGGCGTCCGGATCGAGATCGGACAGCGGGCCGCCGTTCGCCGGGATAGACAGGGCGATGTCGGTGCCGCGGCCGGTCTGGCGGTCAATATCCGAGACCACGTGGCGCAGCACTGGCGCGAGCGGCGCGGGCACCTCGGCGACGAGGCCGCCCCCCTCGGCCTTGGCAAGCTGCAGCAGCTTTTCGGACAGGCGCGAGAGCCGGCGCAGGGCGCCCGCGATGGCGTGCGCGCGGTCCTGCTCCGGACCTTCGGGCAGCTCGACCATGAGGCGCTGGGTCTGGGCCAGCGCCGCGGCGATGGGGGTGCGCAACTCGTGGGCACTGTTGGCGGTGAAGCCACGCTCCGCATCGAGCGCTCCGCGCAGGCGGTCCAGCAGCGCGTTCACCGCGGCCGCGACGGGCGCAACCTCCTCCGGCAATCCCGCCGTTGCCACGGGCGTGAGATTGCCGTGCCCGCGCGCCTCGATGGCGCGGCGGAAGGCGAGCACCGGCTTGAGCGACAGCCGGACCGAAAGCCAGACACCGGCGAGCGCGATGGGCACCAGCGCGCCGAGAGGCCAGATCAGCGCCGCCACGGCCCGTCGCACCGCCGCGGCGCGGTGCCCGAGATCCTCCGCCGTGGTGACCACGATGGTGCCGCTTACCGCCGCCTCGGTGTAGGTGCGCAGCCGGTCGGTGCTGTGGAAGCCAGGGGCAAGGCCCGCCGGAATCGCCATGAGCTCGGCGTCACTGGACTGGAGCAGCACGCGGCCCGCGCCGTCGCGCACCACATAGGTGATGTATTCCCGGTGGGGTCCGATGGGCGCCATGTGCTGGGGCGTGTCCCCGGCCTCGCGGGAGAGCAGCTCGGAATAGGCCAGGGGCAGCACCCGCTGCGCCACTTCCTGCAACGCGCTGTCGAACACCTCGCCGATCTCGTGCTGCAGCACTAGGCCTGCCACCGTGGCCGCGGCCAGCCACAGCGCCGCCATCGCCCCCGCGAGCCCCAGCCCGAGGCGTCGGCGCAGGCTCCACCGGCCGGGCTGGCGCGGCCCGCTCACGCACGCACCTCCGGCGCACCGAGGCGATAGCCCATGCCGCGCACAGTCTCGATCACCTGCGCTCCCAGCTTCTTGCGCAGGCGCCCGACATAGACCTCGATGGTGTTGCTCTCCACCTCGGCATCGAAGGAATAGAGCCGCTCCTCGAGCTGTGGCTTCGACATGAGCTGGTGGGGACGTTGGACGAAGGCCTCGAACAGCGACCATTCGCGACCGGTCAGCACCACCGGCCGCCCCGCCCGCCACACCGAGCGGGCGGCCAGATCCACCTCGATATCGCCGAACGACACCAGCGGATTGGGATTGCCGGCATAACGCCGCCCCACCGCCCGGATCCGCGCGCTGAGCTCGAACAGATCGAACGGCTTGACCAGGTAGTCGTCGGCGCCGGCATCGAGCGCCGCGATGCGGTCGGAGATCTGGTCCCGGGCCGTCAGCACGATGACGGGCGTGACGTCACCCGCAACTCTCAGGCGCTTCAGGAAATCCAGCCCTCGCCCGTCCGGCAGCATCAGGTCGAGCAGGACCAGCTCGAAGGCGGCGGCATGGATCGCCTCGGTGGCGTCGTCCAGACGGGTCACCCAGTCGGGCGTATGCCCGTCGGCGACGATCTGGTCGCGCACGGCCATCCCGAGGACAGGGTCGTCTTCGACCAGTAGAATCCGCATGTGTCGCCCCGGCGTGTTCCCTGCCAGTTTAGCGCGGCGGCCACGCCGGTGGGGCGCCATAATTCCGGCGGGCGTTCAGGTGGGTGTCAGTTCGGCGTGTTTTCTGGTGGCGGGCCGCGCATGTCGGAGGAGCTTTGGTGAGACGCACAGTTGCAGCGACACTGGTCTTCGCCGTGTGTCTCGGCGCGGGGCCGGCGGTGGCCGATCGGGCCTGCACCGTGCCGCTGGCTGACTGGCAGCCGCGCGACGCCCTCCAGAAGAAGCTGGAGGGGGAGGGGTGGACCGTGCTCTCGATCCGGTCCGACGACGGCTGCTACAAGGTCAGGGCGACCAATACGCGCGGCGAGCGCCTGAAAGCGAAATACGATCCCGCCAGCCTGCAGCGGATTCCACGGACGCCGGACGATTCAGACGACGACTGATAGGAGGACGTGAGGGATTGCCGTGTCGGGCGGCGGATCTTCGCACCAGCCCCATAGGGTCCGGCAAGGGGAGGGGAGTGGTTTACATAGGGTACCCCCCTATATTATAAATCGCTCATGGCGCACACGATCAAGCACAAGACCAAGCTTCTCGCCCGCATCCGCCGGATCAAGGGGCAGGCCGAAGCCGTGGAGCGCGCTCTGGAGGCGGAACTCGGCTGCACCGACGTGCTGATGCTGGTCGCCTCCATGCGCGGCGCCATCAACGGACTGACGGCGGAGCTGATGGAGGACCACATCCGCCATCACGTCGTGAACCCGGATGCCGAGCCGGACCCCGAGCGTGCCAAGGGCGCGGCCGACCTGATCGAGGTCGTCCGCACCTACCTCAAGTGATCTGAGAGCAAGATGACTGGCTTTACAGACCTGCTCCAGCAGGGGGCCGCACACGCCTGGCTGTTCATCCCCTCGGCCATCCTGCTCGGTGCCCTGCACGGGCTCGAGCCAGGCCATTCCAAGACGATGATGGCCGCCTTCATCATTGCCATCCGGGGCACGCTGACCCAGGCCGTGCTGCTGGGCCTCGCCGCGACGGCCTCGCACACGGCGGTGGTCTGGCTGATTGCCCTCGGCGGGCTGTATTTCGGGCAGCAATGGGGTGGCGAGGCCAGCGAACCCTATTTCCAGCTCGCTTCAGCCGTGGCGATCATCGCCATCGCCGCCTGGATGGCCCGGCGGACATGGCGCGAGCAGGGCGCCGTGCATCACCACCACCATGAGGACGAGACCCGTCTCGTCCCGACCGTGGAGGGGGAACTGGCGCTCGACATCTTCGAGGAAGGCGTGTCGCCGCGCTGGCGCATCTCCAGCCCCGCCGGGCGCAGGCTTCCTGACGCCGAGCGCGTCTGTCTCGAAATCCTGAGGCCCGACGGTGGCCGCCAGGTCTTCCCGTTCGTGAACCGGGGTGAGTTCATCGAGAGCGTGCACGACATTCCTGAGCCCCATGCCTTTTCAGTGGTGCTGCGACTGCCCCTCGCCGACGGCGGGGAGGAGGTTCATACCCTCGCCTTCGAGGAGCATGACCACGCCCACATGAATCTCGGCGACGAGGACGATGCCCACGCCCGCGCCCACGCCGCCGATATCCGCAACCGCTTTGCCGGCCGCTCGGTGACGACCTGGCAGATCATCCTCTTCGGGCTGACCGGCGGGCTGATCCCGTGCCCGGCGGCGATCACGGTGCTGCTCATCTGCATGCAGCTGAAGGCGTTCAGCCTCGGCTTCGTGCTGGTGCTGTGCTTCAGCATCGGCCTGGCGCTCACGCTGGTGGCGGCCGGCGTGCTCGCCGCGCTCAGCGTCCGGCACGTCTCGCAACGCTGGTCGGGCTTCAGCGCGTTCGCCCGGCGCGCGCCCTATGCCTCGGCCGCGCTGATCCTGATGGTTGGCCTTTATACCGGCTGGCTGGGCTGGCATGGTCTTTCACGGGAGCACGCACCGTCGGCCGGCATCAGCGCGGCCACGGTGCGGGGCGCTCTCTCGCCGTTGCCAACTTCAGATGGCGAAGCCGGCCTGCTGGGATAAAAGGGCTTGTCCGCGAAGCCGCCGGCGCGCTTGCGGGCCGGCTACGCAGGAGTGCGTCACCCCGTGTCCCCCGAAGGCCATATCCTGATCGTCGACGACGACGCGGAGATCCGGCGCCTCGCCGGCAAGTTCCTGCGCGAGCATGGGCACAAGGTCACCACGGCCCAGGACGCACGCGAGATGCGCGAGGCGATGAAGGCGGGGCCGGTGGATCTCATCATCCTCGACATCATGCTGCCGGGCGCGAGCGGGCTCGACCTGTGCCGGGACATCCGCCGCACCTCCAGCGTGCCCATCATCATGCTCACCGCGCGCGGCAGTGACGTGGACCGCATCGTGGGGCTGGAGCTGGGTGCGGATGACTATCTGTCGAAGCCGTTCAATCCGCGCGAGCTGCTGGCGCGCATCCATGCGGTGCTGCGGCGCATGCGGCCTTCCGGTGGCGCCGCGACCGGCGGCTCCCTGCTCAACTTCGCCGGCTGGACGCTCGACACCCGCCGGCGCGAGCTCACCAATCCGGCGGCCGTCGTGGTGGACCTCTCCACCGGCGAATACGACCTGCTCCTGACCTTCCTCGAACACCCCCAAAGGGTACTGACCCGCGACCAGCTGATGGACGCCGCCAAGAACCGCACCGCCACGGGCTTCGACCGCGCCATCGACATCCAGGTCAGCCGGCTGCGCAAGAAGCTTGAATCCCACGGCGGGCCGGAGATGGTGAAGACCGTGCGCGGCGCCGGTTATTTCTTCGTCCCGGAGGTGGAACGCTCGTGATCCGCGCCCTCATCCGCGCATCGGACAGCCTCGCCGTGCGCACCGCCGTGGTGGCGGTGCTGGGCATCGTTGTCGTGCATCTGCTGAGCCTGTGGACCTACGAGCACGCCATGGAGCGCGAGCGCCACGCCGCCCACGCGATCCGCCTCGCCGACCAGATCGTCTCGCTGCGCCGGTCGCTCACGGCGGCGGCGTCGGAAAGCCGCGAGGATGTGGCCCATGACCTGTCCGGCGGCGCCATCGACGCCCACTGGAGCCGGGAAGCCATGGCCGCGCCCGGTTCCCATGTCGTGGAGGGATGGCAGCGCCTCGCCGACGACGTGCGCACGTTGGCGCCCGACCTCGGGCCGCAGGATGTGCTGGTCGGCGCGGGCACCGACCCGCACCTCAGCCTGGTCGCGGTGCGTCTTCCGGACGGCAGCTGGCTGAACGCGCGCCTGTTCGCCTCTGTCCCGCAGGCGGCCGGGGCGCACGGATCGGTGCTGTCCACGACCCTCATGGCGTCGGGCGTGCTGCTGCTGTCCCTCGCCATCGCCGCCTGGCTGACGCGGCCGCTCCGGGCCATGGCGCGGACCGTCGCGACCTTGCCCCCGGATGCGCCGCTGGTGCGGTTGCCGGAGACCGGCCCCAAGGAGGTGCGGGAGCTGGCCCACGCCTTCAATGGCATGCAGGCCCGCATCGCCGAGCTGATGGAGCGGCGCACCCAGGCCCTTGCCGCGGTTTCCCACGATCTGCGCACGCCCATGACGCGCCTGCGTTTCCGCATGGAGGACGTGGCCGATCCGGTCCTGCGCGCGGCCATGGCGGCGGATGTGGCGGAGATGGAGCAGATGGTGGACGCCACCCTGTCCTACCTGCGGGGCGAGGCCAGCAAGGAGCCGGTGCGCCCGCTCGACCTCGTGGCGCTGGTGGAGACGCTGGTGGACAATGCCCGCGACCGGGGACTTGCCGCCGATCTTGCCGCGCCGCCGCGCCTGGTTGTGGCGGGCCGCCTCGTCAGCCTGAAGCGGATGGTGTCGAACCTTCTGGAGAATGCACTCCTTTATGGCGGCGCCGCGCATGTCGTGCTTCTGGAAGAGGGCGGCGAGGCGGTGCTGACGGTGCGGGACGAGGGCCCCGGCATTCCCGATGACCAGCTTGCCGCCGTGCTGGAGCCCTTCGTGCGGCTCGAAGCCTCGCGCAGCCGCTCCACCGGCGGGGTGGGGCTGGGCCTTCCCATCGCCCGCGCGGTGGCTGAGGCGCATGGCGGCTCGCTGACCCTCGAAAACGGCGCTGGCGGCGGGTTGGTCGTCACGGTGCGCCTGCCCAAGGTCCAGCCTGAAACAAACTGATACAGAAGCGATACGCGGCGTGACAGCCCGCGCGCTATCTGGCTCCCGTACCACCGGATCAAGGATCGGACGGGTTAAAGGATGGCGCGTCATTTCGTGCGGAGAGCATGCCTTGGGCTGTGCGCCCTTCTCGCCGGCCTGATGCTGGCGACGGGCGCGAGCGCCCACGAGGGCCATGACCATGGCGCGCCCGCCACACCACCGGTGACGACGCTCGCCCCCCGCGCCGAGGCCGCCTCCGCCGATTTCGAGCTGGTCGCGGTGCTGCGCGACGGCATGCTCGCCATCCACCTCGACCGCTTCGCCGACAACGCGCCGGTGGACGGCGCCACCATCGAAATGGACACGCCTGAAGGCGTGCAGGCCGCAAGGCCGATGGCGCCCGGCACCTATGCGGTCGCCGCTGCCTTCGCCGCGAAGCCGGGCGCGCACGATCTCGCCTTTACGGTCACGGCCGGCGGCACGGTGGACGTGCTCGCAACAACGCTCACGGTGCCTGCGGCCCAGGCGCTGGCTGACTCCCGTGCCACCCCGACGGTGCTGGCGCTGCTGGGCGGGTCGCAGCTGGGCTTGCTCGCGGGCGTGGTCATCGGCTTTCTCGCGGCCGTGCTCTTGATGTCCTTGCGGCGGCGCACGGCGGCGCTCGTTATCGCCGCCGGCCTGGGGCTTGCCGCATCCCTGCCGCCGGAGGCGCAGGCCGCGGATGCGCCGAAGCCTGCAACCCGCGATGCCGCCCAGCGCCTGCCTGACGGCTCGGTGATCGTGCCGAAGCCGGGCCAGCGCATCCTCGGTGTGCGCACCATCGTAACGGCATCCGCGAGCCATGCCCGCGCGGTGGAGCTGCCGGGGCGGGTGGTGCCGGACGCCAATGCCAGCGGGCTGGTGCAGACGGCGGTGGGTGGGCGGCTGGCGCCGCCGCAGGGCGGCTTCAAGCCGCTCGGTACCAAGGTGGCGGCGGGCGACATCCTCGCCTACGTGCACCCGCCCATCGGCGCCTCGGATCTCAAGGATCTGGAGCAGCAGGGCTTTGAGC belongs to Xanthobacter autotrophicus Py2 and includes:
- a CDS encoding two component transcriptional regulator, winged helix family (PFAM: response regulator receiver; transcriptional regulator domain protein~KEGG: DNA-binding response regulator; K07659 two-component   system, OmpR family, phosphate regulon response   regulator OmpR), giving the protein MSPEGHILIVDDDAEIRRLAGKFLREHGHKVTTAQDAREMREAMKAGPVDLIILDIMLPGASGLDLCRDIRRTSSVPIIMLTARGSDVDRIVGLELGADDYLSKPFNPRELLARIHAVLRRMRPSGGAATGGSLLNFAGWTLDTRRRELTNPAAVVVDLSTGEYDLLLTFLEHPQRVLTRDQLMDAAKNRTATGFDRAIDIQVSRLRKKLESHGGPEMVKTVRGAGYFFVPEVERS
- a CDS encoding high-affinity nickel-transporter (PFAM: high-affinity nickel-transporter~KEGG: bbt:BBta_3421 putative membrane protein of unknown function with high-affinity nickel-transporter domain) — its product is MTGFTDLLQQGAAHAWLFIPSAILLGALHGLEPGHSKTMMAAFIIAIRGTLTQAVLLGLAATASHTAVVWLIALGGLYFGQQWGGEASEPYFQLASAVAIIAIAAWMARRTWREQGAVHHHHHEDETRLVPTVEGELALDIFEEGVSPRWRISSPAGRRLPDAERVCLEILRPDGGRQVFPFVNRGEFIESVHDIPEPHAFSVVLRLPLADGGEEVHTLAFEEHDHAHMNLGDEDDAHARAHAADIRNRFAGRSVTTWQIILFGLTGGLIPCPAAITVLLICMQLKAFSLGFVLVLCFSIGLALTLVAAGVLAALSVRHVSQRWSGFSAFARRAPYASAALILMVGLYTGWLGWHGLSREHAPSAGISAATVRGALSPLPTSDGEAGLLG
- a CDS encoding oxidoreductase FAD/NAD(P)-binding domain protein (PFAM: oxidoreductase FAD/NAD(P)-binding domain protein; PepSY-associated TM helix domain protein; flavodoxin/nitric oxide synthase; Oxidoreductase FAD-binding domain protein~KEGG: eba:ebA3193 putative oxidoreductase, FAD-binding), which produces MLRRLHALPGLVLALGLTVTALSGAALSIQPALDRLAAPAIPSGTSVAALAEAVSVRHQSVDAIRLRADGSLTVAFNDGGGRGVEQVDPATGAGLGPYRVSDTTRFVTNLHRAFLSGDAGRAVAGICALAMLILSVSGAVLLARRLGGAGALLRPIRGTPAQRWHGELGRLAAAGLILSSLTGLWMSAGSFGLIPGTEGTVPEVVASAGGPAPVGTLAALRSVDVTRMRELTFPAPGDPSDTYGLRTAAGEARIDAATGAELSFTPATPLDRLNDLVRTLHTGRGAWALGLLLGLSAATVPVLGATGAVMWWRRRAARPRIAMNAPLRTADTLILVGSDGNSTWGFAATLHAALTRAGHRVHTTAMNEFRALPEATQRLLVLAATHGDGAAPGSASSFLPRLAHLAPRLDRRVPVAVLGFGDRTFPRFCGYAEQVSAAFAAQGFPQLQPLKRIDRRSAQEFAQWGRDLGSSLGHDLVLEHTAERPKTLALELASREDYGAAIGAPVAILRFRGPGRGAAAGRLPAFEPGDLLGILAPGADMPRFYSLASSSRDGMVEICVRLRAGGLCSTFLHGLAPGDRVEAFVRANPVFRPAKGRAPLILIGAGAGIGPLAGLVRANAAGRPVHLYWGGRSPSSDFLYEHELAQHLAEKRLTSLQTAFSRGPDGRAYVQDRIAADAPRLRELVRQGAQILVCGGRDMAEAVTRAFEPVVRPLGLDLATLKSHGRYVEDVY
- a CDS encoding conserved hypothetical protein (KEGG: maq:Maqu_3215 hypothetical protein) translates to MRRTVAATLVFAVCLGAGPAVADRACTVPLADWQPRDALQKKLEGEGWTVLSIRSDDGCYKVRATNTRGERLKAKYDPASLQRIPRTPDDSDDD
- a CDS encoding hypothetical protein (KEGG: hsa:3270 histidine rich calcium binding protein) yields the protein MKPRTLIAASLLLSTAGLGVVLAATQADHLGHRFRTHHDREEAAAPRPLRVAQKDRERGEDERHQGRRHHAEDDDDDDDDDDDEGGRRGAIPQAGPADPGAPVPDNGLFNGKARPKVEVQ
- a CDS encoding protein of unknown function DUF156 (PFAM: protein of unknown function DUF156~KEGG: bbt:BBta_3646 hypothetical protein), with the protein product MAHTIKHKTKLLARIRRIKGQAEAVERALEAELGCTDVLMLVASMRGAINGLTAELMEDHIRHHVVNPDAEPDPERAKGAADLIEVVRTYLK
- a CDS encoding two component transcriptional regulator, winged helix family (PFAM: response regulator receiver; transcriptional regulator domain protein~KEGG: ppf:Pput_2735 two component transcriptional regulator, winged helix family) gives rise to the protein MRILLVEDDPVLGMAVRDQIVADGHTPDWVTRLDDATEAIHAAAFELVLLDLMLPDGRGLDFLKRLRVAGDVTPVIVLTARDQISDRIAALDAGADDYLVKPFDLFELSARIRAVGRRYAGNPNPLVSFGDIEVDLAARSVWRAGRPVVLTGREWSLFEAFVQRPHQLMSKPQLEERLYSFDAEVESNTIEVYVGRLRKKLGAQVIETVRGMGYRLGAPEVRA
- a CDS encoding conserved hypothetical protein (KEGG: bte:BTH_II0901 hypothetical protein); this encodes MKFILPAVAATAALIAPVVAEARQVTFETTLKAYGGNGAYVALYVTDAAGAYKGTLWMAGGKAKYYRHLSDWQRASGGRATEIDGITGASIGSGKTLKISLDLADAMIDAGYKVHVDTAVEDGLDNPSEVVVPLDTAASGKPVPGKGYVKSFSVTF
- a CDS encoding conserved hypothetical protein (KEGG: tbd:Tbd_1747 hypothetical protein), with translation MARHFVRRACLGLCALLAGLMLATGASAHEGHDHGAPATPPVTTLAPRAEAASADFELVAVLRDGMLAIHLDRFADNAPVDGATIEMDTPEGVQAARPMAPGTYAVAAAFAAKPGAHDLAFTVTAGGTVDVLATTLTVPAAQALADSRATPTVLALLGGSQLGLLAGVVIGFLAAVLLMSLRRRTAALVIAAGLGLAASLPPEAQAADAPKPATRDAAQRLPDGSVIVPKPGQRILGVRTIVTASASHARAVELPGRVVPDANASGLVQTAVGGRLAPPQGGFKPLGTKVAAGDILAYVHPPIGASDLKDLEQQGFELDQQIAIVKRRYERLSAIQNAVTRREVEETEIELKGLQTRRATLERVQREPEALRAPVAGVIATSDAVAGQMADPNTVVFRIIDPDRLWVEALGFSPEVGRSGASGRLPDGRSVTLAFLGAGMSERSQAVALQFSVTAGVEGLRPGQFLTVLAEAGAPRTGIAIPRTAVVRGANGQAIVYEHVSAERFVAREVKTEPLDAGRVLVTAGLPPDRRVVTEGAELIDQIR
- a CDS encoding integral membrane sensor signal transduction histidine kinase (PFAM: ATP-binding region ATPase domain protein; histidine kinase HAMP region domain protein; histidine kinase A domain protein~KEGG: ppf:Pput_2734 integral membrane sensor signal transduction histidine kinase) translates to MSGPRQPGRWSLRRRLGLGLAGAMAALWLAAATVAGLVLQHEIGEVFDSALQEVAQRVLPLAYSELLSREAGDTPQHMAPIGPHREYITYVVRDGAGRVLLQSSDAELMAIPAGLAPGFHSTDRLRTYTEAAVSGTIVVTTAEDLGHRAAAVRRAVAALIWPLGALVPIALAGVWLSVRLSLKPVLAFRRAIEARGHGNLTPVATAGLPEEVAPVAAAVNALLDRLRGALDAERGFTANSAHELRTPIAAALAQTQRLMVELPEGPEQDRAHAIAGALRRLSRLSEKLLQLAKAEGGGLVAEVPAPLAPVLRHVVSDIDRQTGRGTDIALSIPANGGPLSDLDPDAFAILARNLIENALKHGKPETPVEVRLDDGLFEVANCGPVVPADVLAGLVRPFQRGPTGAEGSGLGLAIAAAICRGAGLTLDLASPIPGAADGFRATVRFPAAPRS
- a CDS encoding integral membrane sensor signal transduction histidine kinase (PFAM: ATP-binding region ATPase domain protein; histidine kinase HAMP region domain protein; histidine kinase A domain protein~KEGG: rfr:Rfer_3645 periplasmic sensor signal transduction histidine kinase), yielding MIRALIRASDSLAVRTAVVAVLGIVVVHLLSLWTYEHAMERERHAAHAIRLADQIVSLRRSLTAAASESREDVAHDLSGGAIDAHWSREAMAAPGSHVVEGWQRLADDVRTLAPDLGPQDVLVGAGTDPHLSLVAVRLPDGSWLNARLFASVPQAAGAHGSVLSTTLMASGVLLLSLAIAAWLTRPLRAMARTVATLPPDAPLVRLPETGPKEVRELAHAFNGMQARIAELMERRTQALAAVSHDLRTPMTRLRFRMEDVADPVLRAAMAADVAEMEQMVDATLSYLRGEASKEPVRPLDLVALVETLVDNARDRGLAADLAAPPRLVVAGRLVSLKRMVSNLLENALLYGGAAHVVLLEEGGEAVLTVRDEGPGIPDDQLAAVLEPFVRLEASRSRSTGGVGLGLPIARAVAEAHGGSLTLENGAGGGLVVTVRLPKVQPETN